One Thalassoglobus sp. JC818 genomic region harbors:
- a CDS encoding DUF1553 domain-containing protein, with translation MKEGTQFDFAATVQPILEEHCVRCHSPGNRKGEVSLATIDDLLESGYLTPGDAEASYLLDLVKSEAGERPSMPKEGTVLTADQVAVLEEWIEHGAEWPKEIVVRERSKADGTWWAFQPLQTDFELPAVLSPESSASDVIDAFIEQRLEETRLHRNPIADRRVLIRRATYDLTGLPPTPEEVEAFVNDSSENAFEKVVDRLLASPRYGEHWGRHWLDVVRFGESNGFERNVLINNLWPFRDYVIESINADKPFDQLIREHLAGDVLEEDRPDQAVGTAFLVAGPYDDVGNQDAVQAAQIRANTIDEMIRATSEAFLGLTIGCARCHDHKFDPILQRDYYSLYATLSGIKHGSQVVVHREAREEHDAKVQPLEAKRQELTSQRDAINHQVLERGLARLEEYEQEWDREPIDRRLTTDEFPPVETKFLRLRSLGQDNNPENRNSFAVEEFEVWNTADVPRNVALSSNGAVASGESRHIEDFPGAYGPHLAIDGELGKRFLATAGTLTIEFQKPEQIQKITFSSARNESEPGQPKFVFLSDYVIEISTDGEQWEELIDSSGRKPVNEAARNARLRRLSITPEDQQQLAQLNRELAEVNRKLREIPSLPSIFIGERDANLADGPFHLFLGGSPQRLGEVVTPASLNVLEQFVPNYELETESPEHQRRVALADWIVHPENALPQRVLVNRIWHYHFGTGIVETPSDFGYMGAEPSHPQLLDFLAGRLLASNWRIKPLHRMIMLSKTYQQSSQNQTEAARVDADARLLWRFPPRRLSAEEIRDTMLSVAGVLNLQMGGPGFRLYHFMQDNVCTYEPLDVHGPETYRRAVYHQNARASVVDLMTEFDQPDCAFSTPRRSETTTPLQALTMLNHSFTFDIANELAERLKREAGEDSQGQIRRVWQLCYARDPSPDELEECKIFAQQHGLEALCRVLLNTSALIYVE, from the coding sequence GTGAAAGAAGGGACACAGTTCGATTTTGCAGCGACGGTCCAGCCGATCCTGGAAGAACATTGTGTTCGTTGTCATTCTCCCGGAAACCGCAAGGGTGAGGTTTCGCTGGCGACCATCGACGACCTTCTGGAGAGTGGGTATCTCACTCCCGGAGATGCAGAAGCGAGTTACCTTCTGGACCTCGTCAAATCCGAAGCAGGCGAACGTCCCTCGATGCCAAAAGAGGGGACAGTTCTCACCGCCGACCAAGTTGCTGTGCTAGAAGAATGGATTGAGCACGGAGCTGAGTGGCCCAAAGAGATCGTCGTTCGCGAACGATCAAAAGCAGATGGCACATGGTGGGCATTCCAGCCGCTGCAAACCGACTTCGAACTCCCGGCGGTTCTGTCCCCGGAATCTTCTGCAAGTGACGTCATCGATGCATTCATAGAACAGCGACTCGAAGAGACTAGGCTTCATCGCAATCCAATCGCCGATCGTCGAGTCCTCATTCGTCGGGCGACATATGATCTCACGGGATTACCTCCGACACCGGAAGAAGTCGAAGCGTTCGTGAATGATTCATCTGAGAATGCGTTTGAGAAAGTTGTCGACCGGCTACTTGCATCACCTCGCTACGGAGAACATTGGGGACGCCACTGGTTGGACGTCGTGCGATTTGGGGAGAGTAATGGATTTGAGCGAAACGTTCTGATAAATAATCTCTGGCCGTTTCGCGATTATGTGATTGAGTCCATCAATGCTGATAAGCCGTTCGATCAACTGATTCGAGAACATCTTGCGGGTGATGTGCTCGAAGAAGACCGTCCCGATCAGGCAGTCGGAACGGCCTTCCTCGTCGCAGGCCCTTACGACGATGTGGGAAATCAAGATGCTGTCCAGGCTGCCCAGATTCGGGCGAATACAATCGACGAAATGATCCGGGCCACAAGCGAAGCTTTTCTCGGCCTGACGATTGGATGTGCTCGCTGCCACGATCACAAATTCGATCCCATTCTGCAGCGAGATTATTACTCTCTTTATGCGACGTTGTCCGGCATTAAGCATGGCAGTCAGGTTGTCGTTCACAGAGAGGCGAGGGAAGAACACGATGCAAAAGTCCAACCACTCGAAGCGAAGCGGCAGGAACTGACCAGTCAGCGAGATGCCATCAATCATCAGGTCCTGGAACGCGGACTCGCCCGGCTTGAAGAGTATGAACAGGAGTGGGATCGCGAGCCAATCGATCGTCGATTGACGACCGATGAGTTTCCTCCAGTCGAAACGAAGTTTTTGCGACTGCGGTCTCTCGGTCAGGACAACAATCCGGAGAATAGAAACTCGTTTGCCGTCGAAGAGTTCGAAGTCTGGAACACCGCAGACGTTCCTCGAAATGTCGCACTCTCTTCGAATGGAGCGGTCGCGAGCGGAGAGAGTCGACACATCGAAGATTTCCCCGGTGCGTATGGTCCGCACTTGGCGATTGATGGAGAGCTTGGGAAGAGGTTTCTGGCGACGGCCGGAACTCTGACAATTGAGTTTCAGAAACCGGAGCAAATTCAAAAAATCACTTTCTCAAGTGCTCGAAACGAATCGGAGCCGGGACAGCCCAAGTTTGTTTTCCTGTCGGACTACGTTATTGAGATCTCGACTGACGGAGAACAATGGGAAGAGCTCATCGACTCATCCGGGCGAAAGCCGGTCAACGAAGCGGCTCGCAACGCACGATTGCGACGACTGTCCATCACTCCTGAGGATCAACAACAGCTCGCCCAATTGAATCGCGAACTTGCTGAGGTGAATCGCAAGCTCAGAGAGATTCCATCGCTGCCATCGATTTTTATCGGTGAGCGAGACGCAAATTTGGCGGACGGACCGTTTCACTTGTTTCTTGGAGGAAGTCCTCAACGCCTCGGTGAAGTGGTCACACCAGCGAGTTTGAACGTTCTCGAACAGTTCGTCCCGAACTATGAACTCGAGACGGAAAGCCCCGAACATCAGCGACGTGTCGCACTGGCTGACTGGATCGTTCATCCCGAGAATGCACTTCCGCAGAGGGTTCTCGTGAATCGAATCTGGCACTATCACTTTGGAACAGGGATCGTCGAGACTCCCAGCGATTTTGGATACATGGGCGCTGAGCCATCTCATCCACAGCTTCTCGATTTTCTGGCGGGGCGATTGTTGGCATCCAACTGGCGAATTAAGCCACTGCACCGCATGATCATGTTGTCCAAGACATATCAACAAAGCAGTCAAAACCAGACGGAAGCTGCGCGAGTTGACGCAGATGCTCGACTGCTGTGGCGATTCCCTCCGAGGAGGCTTTCAGCTGAAGAAATTCGAGACACCATGCTTTCGGTTGCGGGAGTTCTCAATCTGCAAATGGGCGGGCCGGGATTTCGGTTGTATCACTTTATGCAGGACAACGTCTGCACCTACGAACCGCTCGATGTCCACGGTCCAGAAACTTATCGGCGAGCGGTTTATCATCAAAACGCACGAGCGTCGGTCGTCGATTTGATGACCGAATTCGATCAGCCCGATTGCGCATTCTCAACACCGCGGCGATCAGAAACCACGACGCCGCTTCAAGCACTGACGATGCTTAATCACAGCTTTACATTTGATATCGCGAACGAACTCGCTGAGCGTTTAAAGCGTGAAGCAGGCGAAGACTCTCAGGGTCAGATCAGACGTGTCTGGCAGCTTTGTTATGCACGAGATCCTTCACCCGACGAACTCGAAGAGTGCAAAATTTTCGCTCAACAGCATGGTTTGGAAGCCCTTTGTCGCGTCTTGCTCAATACGTCGGCATTGATTTATGTCGAATAG
- a CDS encoding DUF1501 domain-containing protein, with protein MESHKENEIEIARRSFLGNVSAGLAGIGVMQLLRGSSTSRAQDWKAGQGQTHFVPKAKRVVQIFCPGAASHVDLWEHKPELARYHGKPLPGEENYVSFQGKNGNLMQSPWPFVPGGESGKEITSLLPQMRQHVDDIAFVHSMKSESNTHGPGCIFMNTGHPTEGFPAAGAWTSYALGSENENLPAYVAIPDIRGEPPNGKANWANGFLPARHQAIVMSNQQPIRNLQRPDFVTEQTEAASRSLLDRLNQSYAESRPGESVLQARIAAYELAGRMQMSAPEVSDLSQESETTHDFYGTRDSNSLKAAYARNCLFTRRLLERGVRYVSLYCASRASGVDGLLNWDAHKTLKSDYERHCPVFDQPTAALLSDLKTRGMLDDTLILWTTEFGRMPTHQQGTAGRDHNPDGFTCWMMGAGVKGGVSYGATDPFGRRAEVNPTTVWDFYATVLHLLGFDHEQLTWYYNGLDRRITDVHGHVISDILA; from the coding sequence ATGGAATCACACAAGGAAAACGAAATTGAGATTGCCCGCCGATCGTTCCTCGGAAACGTCTCTGCGGGGCTGGCAGGCATCGGAGTGATGCAACTGCTGCGAGGATCGTCAACGTCTCGTGCTCAAGACTGGAAAGCAGGCCAGGGTCAGACTCACTTCGTACCGAAAGCGAAGCGGGTCGTTCAAATCTTCTGCCCCGGTGCTGCTTCACACGTGGATTTGTGGGAACACAAACCTGAATTGGCTCGGTATCACGGGAAACCTCTGCCCGGTGAGGAGAACTATGTTTCATTCCAGGGGAAGAATGGAAACCTGATGCAAAGCCCCTGGCCGTTTGTTCCAGGTGGCGAGTCCGGGAAAGAAATTACTTCGCTGCTTCCGCAGATGCGGCAACACGTCGACGACATTGCTTTCGTCCATTCGATGAAAAGCGAAAGCAACACACACGGCCCAGGTTGCATTTTTATGAACACAGGACATCCCACCGAAGGGTTTCCGGCAGCGGGTGCCTGGACGAGCTACGCACTCGGGAGTGAGAACGAAAACCTGCCAGCCTACGTCGCGATTCCCGACATTCGCGGCGAGCCTCCGAACGGCAAGGCGAACTGGGCGAACGGGTTTTTGCCAGCCCGTCATCAAGCCATCGTGATGAGCAATCAACAGCCCATTCGAAATCTTCAACGGCCCGATTTCGTCACCGAACAGACTGAAGCGGCATCGAGGAGTTTGCTTGATCGTCTCAATCAGAGCTATGCCGAATCACGTCCGGGTGAGTCCGTGCTGCAAGCTCGAATCGCTGCCTATGAACTCGCAGGTCGCATGCAGATGTCTGCCCCGGAAGTTTCGGATCTGTCGCAAGAATCAGAAACAACTCACGACTTCTACGGAACTCGTGACAGCAACTCACTGAAGGCAGCGTACGCCAGAAACTGTCTATTCACGCGACGATTGCTCGAACGAGGCGTGCGTTACGTCAGTCTGTACTGTGCATCGCGAGCTTCTGGAGTCGATGGTCTACTCAACTGGGATGCACATAAGACTCTCAAGTCCGATTATGAGCGGCACTGCCCGGTGTTTGATCAGCCGACGGCAGCTCTTTTGTCGGATCTCAAGACGAGAGGAATGCTGGACGACACGCTGATTCTATGGACGACTGAATTCGGCCGAATGCCGACACACCAACAGGGAACAGCTGGCCGAGATCATAATCCCGATGGCTTTACATGTTGGATGATGGGGGCAGGCGTGAAAGGTGGCGTCAGCTATGGAGCGACGGACCCATTCGGTCGCCGCGCGGAAGTGAATCCAACAACGGTCTGGGATTTCTACGCGACTGTTCTCCATCTGCTCGGATTCGATCACGAACAACTGACGTGGTACTACAACGGTCTCGACCGCCGCATCACCGACGTCCACGGTCACGTCATCTCTGACATTCTGGCTTAA
- the sthA gene encoding Si-specific NAD(P)(+) transhydrogenase: MSHQRFDIVVIGSGPGGEGAAMQASKLGKSVAVVERDPPIGGGCTHKGTIPSKALRNAIFQATTVFNNKLFRDAGISTIPDFPDLRRTASSVIEKQVDMRTSFYERNDVEVIRGHASFSDANTLTVTDELGGKRTVSAANFVIASGSRPYRPHDIDFNHGRVFDSDTILGLTHSPKSITIYGAGVIGCEYATMFRNIGCKVNLVNTRDQLLEFLDDEICDALSYHLRDRGVLIRNREDYERVEAVDDGVILHLKSGKQIKTDILFWAAGRTGNSDNMGLEQLGIEVNRRGQIGINEHFQTNVPSIYAVGDVIGPPSLASAAYVQGRYAAHHMILGTCETALIQEIPTGIYTSPEISSLGKTERELTELGVPYEVGHSMFKSLARAQITGQTVGMLKILFHRETLELLGIHCFGSNASEIIHIGQAIMSQPGEHNTLMYFVNSTFNYPTMAEAYRVAALNGLNRLF, translated from the coding sequence ATGAGTCACCAGCGTTTTGATATCGTCGTCATCGGGAGTGGCCCCGGAGGTGAGGGAGCAGCGATGCAAGCTTCCAAGTTGGGGAAGTCCGTCGCGGTGGTTGAACGCGATCCACCCATCGGCGGGGGTTGCACTCACAAAGGGACCATTCCCAGCAAAGCCCTTCGCAACGCAATCTTCCAAGCGACGACAGTCTTCAACAATAAACTGTTTCGAGATGCTGGGATCTCAACGATTCCGGATTTCCCCGATCTTCGCAGAACCGCTTCTTCCGTGATCGAGAAACAGGTGGATATGAGAACGTCGTTCTACGAACGCAACGACGTCGAAGTCATCCGCGGACATGCCAGCTTCTCAGACGCAAACACGTTAACAGTGACAGACGAGTTGGGCGGAAAGAGAACCGTTTCGGCAGCCAACTTCGTGATCGCATCCGGTTCTCGTCCATATCGGCCGCACGACATCGATTTTAATCACGGACGAGTCTTCGACAGCGACACGATTCTCGGACTGACGCATTCTCCAAAGTCGATCACAATCTACGGAGCAGGCGTCATCGGCTGCGAGTATGCAACGATGTTTCGCAACATCGGCTGCAAAGTGAATCTCGTCAATACGCGCGATCAACTACTCGAATTCCTGGATGATGAAATCTGCGATGCTCTCAGCTACCACTTGCGAGACCGCGGAGTTTTGATTCGCAATCGAGAAGACTACGAGCGCGTCGAAGCAGTCGACGACGGAGTCATCCTCCACTTGAAGTCGGGCAAACAAATCAAGACCGACATTCTCTTCTGGGCAGCCGGACGGACTGGCAACTCAGACAACATGGGGCTCGAACAGCTGGGAATTGAGGTCAACCGTCGTGGACAGATTGGAATCAATGAACACTTTCAAACAAACGTCCCCAGCATCTACGCAGTCGGTGACGTGATCGGTCCTCCTTCGCTGGCAAGCGCCGCTTATGTTCAAGGTCGATACGCTGCTCACCACATGATTCTGGGAACCTGCGAAACGGCGCTGATTCAGGAAATTCCTACGGGAATATATACAAGCCCGGAGATCAGCTCTTTAGGGAAGACCGAACGCGAACTGACTGAGTTGGGCGTCCCGTACGAAGTGGGGCATTCGATGTTCAAGAGTCTGGCCCGTGCTCAAATCACTGGTCAAACCGTCGGGATGCTCAAGATTCTGTTCCATCGTGAAACACTGGAATTGCTCGGGATCCATTGCTTCGGATCGAATGCTTCGGAGATCATTCACATCGGTCAGGCGATTATGTCACAGCCCGGCGAGCACAACACTCTGATGTACTTTGTGAACTCGACATTCAATTATCCAACCATGGCAGAAGCTTATCGCGTCGCAGCTTTGAATGGTCTCAATCGACTCTTTTAA
- a CDS encoding arylsulfatase has protein sequence MDSCRFLVLFLIVLCGGLNTSVSVAEESNPPNIIYILLDDAGYGDLSCYGQEHFQTPNMDSLAETGMKFLQHYSGSTVCAPTRCSLMTGKHTGHCVVRGNREVKPEGQAPMPADTVTIPRLLKTAGYATGMFGKWGLGAPGSTSDPTEHFDVFYGYNCQREAHTYYPEHLWSNNEMVELDGKTYAHDLIVDQTMKFIRDHRDEPFFLYVPVTIPHAAMHVPAESHDPFRKIFPQFEDVEGKYAGTTITNPVAAFAGMMTRLDAQLGDMFELVRELGLEENTLIMLSSDNGPHKEGGHQPDFFNSNGPLKGHKRDLYEGGIRAPLLASWKGKIPAGKVSSLISAHWDMLPTFCDLAGVEIPSDVDGISLKEELMGNSDKQQPHDYLYWEFSERGRSQAARKGDWKAVRNNLKANPDAPIELYNLSEDLGEEIDLSSQEPEVVKEMSAIMKEAHVPSATFPLFDSEASGK, from the coding sequence ATGGACTCTTGTCGTTTTCTCGTTTTGTTCCTGATCGTTCTTTGCGGAGGATTGAACACCTCTGTATCCGTTGCCGAAGAATCGAATCCGCCGAATATCATCTATATCCTGCTCGATGATGCCGGTTACGGTGATCTGAGCTGTTACGGGCAGGAACACTTCCAAACACCAAATATGGATTCGCTGGCCGAAACCGGGATGAAGTTTCTCCAGCACTACTCGGGAAGCACGGTTTGTGCTCCAACCCGGTGCAGCTTGATGACAGGGAAACACACCGGACATTGTGTCGTTCGTGGAAACCGTGAAGTGAAACCGGAAGGGCAGGCTCCAATGCCAGCTGATACGGTCACGATTCCTCGGCTGCTGAAAACGGCTGGCTATGCAACCGGGATGTTTGGAAAGTGGGGACTTGGGGCTCCCGGATCAACGTCCGATCCAACAGAACACTTTGACGTCTTCTACGGCTACAACTGCCAGCGTGAAGCGCACACTTACTATCCGGAACATCTCTGGTCGAACAACGAGATGGTGGAGCTGGATGGAAAGACTTACGCTCACGATTTGATCGTTGATCAGACCATGAAATTCATCCGCGATCATCGGGATGAGCCGTTCTTTCTCTATGTGCCCGTGACGATTCCGCACGCTGCGATGCATGTGCCTGCTGAATCGCACGACCCGTTTCGAAAGATTTTCCCGCAGTTTGAAGATGTCGAAGGCAAATATGCCGGGACGACCATCACAAATCCTGTCGCCGCTTTTGCAGGGATGATGACTCGGCTCGATGCTCAATTGGGAGACATGTTCGAGCTGGTCCGCGAGCTCGGGCTGGAAGAAAATACGTTGATCATGCTGAGTTCGGACAACGGACCGCACAAAGAAGGAGGACATCAGCCGGACTTCTTCAATTCCAACGGACCTCTCAAAGGCCACAAACGTGATCTCTATGAGGGTGGAATTCGTGCTCCGCTGTTAGCGTCATGGAAAGGCAAAATTCCTGCTGGAAAAGTCTCCAGTCTGATCTCTGCTCACTGGGACATGCTTCCAACATTCTGCGACCTTGCCGGAGTCGAAATCCCGTCGGACGTTGACGGAATCTCTCTCAAAGAAGAGTTGATGGGGAACTCGGACAAGCAGCAGCCGCATGACTATCTCTATTGGGAGTTCAGTGAACGTGGACGAAGCCAGGCTGCCAGAAAGGGTGACTGGAAGGCTGTTCGGAACAATCTGAAGGCCAATCCTGATGCTCCGATTGAACTCTACAATCTGAGCGAAGACCTCGGCGAAGAAATCGACCTTTCCTCACAAGAACCCGAAGTAGTCAAGGAAATGTCGGCCATCATGAAGGAAGCGCATGTTCCCTCAGCGACTTTTCCTCTGTTCGACAGCGAAGCTTCCGGGAAATAA
- a CDS encoding glycosyltransferase family 2 protein, translating into MTRTELALRNNSNQRKISVVLPAYNEAEVLDELHERVDSALQQCGGRYEIVFVNDGSSDDSEQILDRMANQHPTVKALHFSRNFGHQAAVEAGVAHASGDAVIVMDSDLQDDPAAIVDFVKKWEGGYDVVYAIRHSRKENVVKRFLFTAFYRVLNAVSSTKMPMDAGNFGLLDRAVASEMTQLRDRDRYFPGLRSWVGFRQIGIPVERGRRHDDTPRVSMMGLFRLAKTAIFSFSSVPLSMFYVIATVSLMTCLGVTGFTLYHKLFTGLAIPGWASLTIVASLFGALNALGIGILGEYAIRIYDQVRARPPYIVGRRVNFDSSIVPNSREEELLEWIEKNLESPLKPVTDARGSSELSHSEQNSEAVTS; encoded by the coding sequence ATGACTCGAACCGAACTTGCCCTGCGAAACAATTCAAATCAGCGTAAAATCTCGGTCGTTCTACCTGCCTACAACGAAGCAGAAGTCCTCGACGAACTTCACGAGCGCGTCGACTCCGCATTGCAGCAATGCGGCGGACGTTACGAAATTGTATTCGTCAACGACGGATCGTCAGACGACAGCGAACAAATCCTCGACCGGATGGCCAATCAACATCCGACCGTGAAGGCACTTCACTTTTCACGAAACTTCGGACACCAGGCAGCCGTGGAAGCTGGCGTCGCGCATGCGAGTGGCGATGCTGTGATCGTGATGGATTCAGATCTGCAGGACGATCCCGCCGCGATCGTCGACTTCGTCAAGAAGTGGGAAGGCGGCTACGACGTCGTTTATGCAATTCGACACAGCCGCAAAGAGAACGTAGTGAAACGCTTTCTGTTCACGGCGTTTTACCGCGTCTTGAATGCAGTTTCATCGACCAAGATGCCGATGGACGCTGGGAATTTCGGCTTGCTCGACAGAGCTGTCGCTTCGGAGATGACCCAGCTTCGAGATCGTGATCGTTACTTCCCGGGGCTGCGAAGTTGGGTCGGCTTTCGTCAGATTGGAATTCCGGTCGAACGTGGTCGACGGCACGACGACACACCTCGCGTATCGATGATGGGCCTGTTTCGGCTCGCCAAGACAGCGATCTTCTCGTTCTCAAGTGTTCCACTGTCGATGTTCTACGTCATTGCCACAGTGTCATTAATGACCTGCCTGGGAGTGACCGGATTCACGTTGTATCACAAGCTGTTCACCGGACTTGCCATCCCCGGTTGGGCTTCGCTGACAATCGTGGCTTCGCTCTTCGGAGCACTGAATGCACTGGGAATCGGAATCCTGGGAGAGTACGCCATTCGAATCTATGATCAGGTTCGCGCCCGTCCGCCTTACATTGTCGGGCGACGAGTCAATTTCGATTCCTCGATCGTTCCGAACTCTCGTGAGGAAGAGCTTCTGGAATGGATCGAAAAGAACCTCGAAAGCCCACTAAAACCTGTCACCGATGCCAGAGGCTCTTCCGAATTGTCACACTCTGAACAGAATTCGGAAGCGGTCACATCCTGA
- a CDS encoding class I SAM-dependent methyltransferase, with protein sequence MQVAHLDELKDLEESYWWHVAKRDLAVRLLNKHFPAPGKLVEGGVGSARNLMTFREMGYDVQGFDVMPESVEIAESRGLKAGLHDLAQPWPVEDNSLRAVVLLDVIEHIEDPVAVLKNVHTALEPGGGAIITVPAYQWMFSDWDEALGHYRRYTMKMLRKQATEAGLQVKRLTHWNAFTLPAAVAVRSYEKIVPRQRSAEFPRVSNTTNGMLLRLAAAERWMMDRVPVPVGLSVVGVLTK encoded by the coding sequence ATGCAAGTTGCACACTTGGATGAATTGAAGGACCTCGAAGAGTCCTATTGGTGGCACGTCGCGAAACGTGACCTGGCTGTCAGGCTTCTCAACAAACACTTTCCGGCACCGGGAAAGCTCGTTGAAGGTGGAGTCGGTTCAGCCAGAAATCTGATGACCTTTCGAGAGATGGGTTATGACGTTCAAGGCTTCGACGTGATGCCGGAATCCGTTGAGATTGCTGAATCACGCGGTCTGAAAGCTGGCCTTCATGACTTGGCACAACCTTGGCCGGTTGAAGACAACTCGCTCCGAGCAGTCGTTCTTCTCGATGTCATCGAACACATCGAAGACCCGGTTGCAGTCCTGAAAAACGTTCACACTGCTCTCGAACCAGGTGGCGGGGCGATCATCACTGTTCCTGCTTATCAGTGGATGTTTAGCGATTGGGACGAAGCTCTCGGACACTACCGTCGCTACACGATGAAGATGCTTCGAAAACAAGCGACCGAGGCCGGACTTCAGGTCAAACGATTGACCCACTGGAACGCCTTCACACTTCCCGCAGCAGTTGCTGTTCGAAGCTATGAAAAAATCGTCCCTCGCCAGCGGAGCGCGGAATTTCCTCGCGTGTCGAATACGACTAACGGAATGCTTCTGCGTCTGGCAGCTGCGGAACGCTGGATGATGGATCGCGTTCCAGTTCCAGTCGGTCTGTCCGTTGTGGGAGTGCTGACCAAATGA
- the hpnH gene encoding adenosyl-hopene transferase HpnH codes for MAVPVSQMWTVASYVLKQKLRGRKRYPLVLMLEPLFRCNLACAGCGKIQYPAETLKRHLSVEECVRAVEECGAPIVSIPGGEPLLHPDIDKIVDELVARGKYIYLCTNAILLEKHLHRFKPSKHLSFSVHLDGTREDHDHAVCRDGVYDVAIAAIETAVKKGFRVTTNTTVFSNADPQRLREMFDILMDLGVEGMMLSPGYQYEKAPDQEHFLSRTGTINLFRKILGNAKRRWVFNQSPLFIEFLKGKWDLECTPWGNPTYNLFGWQKPCYLLQDGYAETFEELMNTVDWDQYGRASGNERCQDCMVHCGYEPSAVDATFGTLSGFASSAWTTLFGSPRLTPEEMAEELPAPNSSPQLVELEI; via the coding sequence ATGGCAGTCCCCGTATCCCAAATGTGGACCGTGGCTTCGTACGTGCTGAAGCAAAAGCTCCGTGGACGCAAGCGGTATCCACTGGTCTTGATGCTCGAACCATTGTTCCGCTGCAATCTGGCCTGCGCTGGTTGCGGTAAAATTCAATACCCTGCCGAAACGCTCAAACGGCATCTTTCGGTGGAAGAGTGTGTGCGGGCTGTTGAAGAATGTGGAGCACCGATCGTCTCGATTCCGGGGGGCGAACCGCTCCTGCATCCCGACATCGACAAGATCGTCGACGAACTCGTCGCTCGCGGAAAGTACATCTACCTGTGCACAAACGCGATTCTCCTCGAGAAGCATCTGCACCGATTCAAGCCGTCGAAGCACTTGTCGTTTTCGGTTCACCTCGATGGAACTCGCGAAGACCACGACCACGCAGTCTGTCGTGACGGTGTTTATGATGTCGCGATTGCTGCGATTGAAACAGCTGTCAAGAAGGGGTTTCGAGTCACGACGAACACGACCGTCTTCAGCAACGCCGACCCGCAGCGCCTCCGAGAGATGTTCGACATCCTCATGGATCTCGGAGTCGAAGGGATGATGTTGTCGCCGGGTTACCAGTACGAAAAAGCTCCCGATCAGGAACACTTTCTGTCACGCACCGGAACAATCAACCTGTTCCGAAAGATTCTCGGGAACGCGAAGCGTCGCTGGGTCTTTAACCAGTCGCCTTTGTTCATCGAATTCCTCAAAGGCAAATGGGACCTCGAGTGCACACCGTGGGGCAACCCGACCTACAACCTGTTCGGATGGCAGAAACCGTGCTACCTGCTGCAGGATGGATACGCTGAGACATTCGAAGAGCTGATGAATACCGTCGACTGGGATCAATACGGACGCGCCAGCGGCAACGAACGCTGTCAGGACTGTATGGTCCACTGTGGGTATGAACCCTCAGCGGTGGATGCGACGTTTGGAACACTCTCCGGGTTTGCATCATCCGCCTGGACAACGCTGTTCGGATCGCCGCGATTGACGCCGGAAGAAATGGCCGAGGAATTGCCAGCTCCAAACTCTTCACCGCAACTGGTGGAACTCGAAATCTAG